The Chamaesiphon minutus PCC 6605 DNA window ATTATTTCAGTACCCAGTCAGCCGATTACTCCCGTTTCGTCCGCATCCGCTCGCTCTCAAATGGAAGCCGAGCGCGTTCAGGAGATATTGACCTTACTGACGAGTTTGATGGCTAGAGAAGAGGCGACGATTAAATTGATTATCGATTGCCTATACGATATCGGCTATGTCAATTTAATTAATAAGAAGGTACGATTGCGACCGCTCAACTCGCTTGCCAAGTTTATTGCCAAACGATCGAAACCTGTAGCTAAAATATTTGCATGGCGATGGTTTATTAAAAATTGCCCACAATTAATTGCGAAATGGTTATATGTCAAAGTCCAGTTTTAACTGAGTTAAAGCTAAAAGCTGACGCGATACATCTGGAATAGCTGTCCTGATTTTGTTGCTGTGACTTTACCGCCGACTTGTTTAACTAGATCGTTGAATTCTGCCAGCGGCGATAAAAAGACTTCAGCACCCAAATATGTCTCTAAAATCGCCCAGTTTTCGGCAATTTCAGTAGTGGGATCGATCGCGTCAAAGACAAAGATGCCATCTGGTTTCAAGACTCGTTTGACTTCTTGGAGCACTAGTTTCCAGTACTCAAGTGGATAATAGCAACTGAATCCAGTCGCGATCGCTCGATCGAATGTATCGTTATCATACTGTAATTGATGGGCTGCGCCAGATTGAACTCCCTTAAATAATTTAGAATTTAATTGCGAACCGCGCGAATTCAGGGCACTCCGCGCGACGGAACTCACTTCTTGTCCATAGAAGTATGTTTCCCACTCGCGCCAATTATAAATTAAAAAACTCACGCCACAGCCAATATCTAAGCAGCGATGGTTCTTTTTAAATCCGGCTAGTTCCCAAAATGGCGAAGTAATTTTTGCCGCCAGATTGTGACCGATCCATTCTCTAAAAATGGGCATCGCTTCTACTTCTGCTGGTAACTCAAAAGCTTCTTGTTTATATTCTCGATCGAATCTTTGTTTGACTCGATCGATTTGACTATTCCAGTCTTGTTGTGGTGAAATGAGAGAACCGTACATAATTAATAATTGATAGCGGGTAGACAGCGTAGGGTGGGCAGTTCCCACCATCTGGATTTCAGATATAACCTATTTTAAAAGTCGCTGCTCATCATCTAAATTTTAGAAATAATCTAAGAGCTATTTTTGATTTTCTAGGTGCTTGAAGACTGATTTGTCACCGATGTCGTCGGGGATTAATTGGAATGCTTTGCGGCTGGCAAATATAAAAAATAAACCAGACCAAATAGTGAGTAAAATAGCTTCTATATTTAGAGTAAGTAGACTGGTAAGATGACCTAAGAGTAAGATTGGCACCAGAAATGTAAGAAT harbors:
- a CDS encoding class I SAM-dependent methyltransferase, with product MYGSLISPQQDWNSQIDRVKQRFDREYKQEAFELPAEVEAMPIFREWIGHNLAAKITSPFWELAGFKKNHRCLDIGCGVSFLIYNWREWETYFYGQEVSSVARSALNSRGSQLNSKLFKGVQSGAAHQLQYDNDTFDRAIATGFSCYYPLEYWKLVLQEVKRVLKPDGIFVFDAIDPTTEIAENWAILETYLGAEVFLSPLAEFNDLVKQVGGKVTATKSGQLFQMYRVSF